TGACGCTGGCGAGCTTGATCGGCTCGGCGAAGCCGCCCTCCAGCACCTTGGCGCACCAGCGCAGCAGCGGCGACTTGCGCGCCACCAGCGCGCGCTTCAGGCTGAGCCGGCGCGCCTGCGGCTGGCCGGGCAGCTGATGCACGAAGCGGTTCTCGCCGCCCTCGGCCAGCTCCTCGACATCGAGCTGGCTGCCCAGGCCCGAGACCTCCTGGAAGGCGAGCTGCAGCGGGCCGCCCTGGTCGGGCAGGCCCATGAACTCGACCTTGAAGGCGAAGGCGACCGGCAGCTTGTCGCCATCGGCGGCGGCCGCGGGGGCTCGGGTGGCCATGGCGCGCCGCCCGCTCAGGCGTTGGCGATCGTCAGGCCCTCATGCGCGATCTCGATGGTCTCGACCGCAACCTCGTTGCCCTCGGCCTTCAGATCGGTGCCGGTGATCTTGGTCGGCCAGGCATTGGTCAGGGTCCAGACCATGGTCGGCTTGCCTTCCTCGTCGAGCAGGCTGATCGTCACCGGGACGCGCTTGACCGTGTTCATCTTGATCTTGTTGAACCAGTCCCAGAACTTGTTGTCCGACTTGAAGACGCCCTTCTTCATCGTGACATTGCCGTACTTCTTCAGGCCCGGCATCTTGGTGGGCGCGAACACCGGGCTGTCGCCATGGCGGTATTCGATCGGCTGGGCCTCGACGTCGAGGCCCGAGACCTCCTCGAAGGACAGCACGGCCGAATCCCATTTGACCTGGAAGTAGAACTTGGGCAGGGGCCAGACATTGGTCGATTGCTTGGAGCCGTCATCAGCCATGAGATTTCTCCGTTGGGGGTTTCTTGTCGCTCAAGGCCTCAGGACTTGGGCATCTGCTGCTGGAAGGTGATCTCGATGAACTCGGCCGGCCTGACCATCGCCACCAGCACGGTGACGCGCAGGATGCCCTCGAGGATGTCGTCCGGGGTCATGGTCTCGCCCAGGCCCACATGTACGCTGAAGGCGTCCTCGGGCACCGCGCCCATCAGGCCGCCGCGCTTCCACACGCTGGTGAGGAAGTTGCTGATCATGCTTTTGATCGTGACCCAGGTATTGGCCACATTGGGCTCGAACACCATCGCCTTGGCGGCCAGGCGGCAGCTCTCCTCCAGCATGATCATCGTGCGGCGCACGTTGACATAGCGCCAGTCTAGGCTGTTGCCGTCCAGGGTGCGCGCGCCCCAGACCAGCACGCCCTCGCCGATGAAGGCGCGGATCGCGTTGATGCTCTTGCCCTGGGCGGTGACGTTCAGGTCCTCCTGCTGCTCGGAGGAGATGCTGACCGTCGGCGAGATCACGCCGGCCAGGCTGACGTTGGCCGGCGCCTTCCAGACGCCGCGCGTGTTGTCGACCATCGTGTAGATGCCGGCCATCGCCGGGCTGGGCGGCATCACGTTGAGCTGGCGTCGCGCCTCGGTCAGCACGGTGTTGAACAGCGGGCTGATGCGGGCCAGGGTCTTGTTCAGCAGGCTCTTGCGCGCCAGCACCGCGGCAGCCAGATCGTCGGTGCTCAGCGGCTTGGCGTCGGGCTTCTGCTCGGCCTTGACCTGGGCGGCAAAGTCGGTCGTGATGCCGTCCACCGCGTCGTACAGGGCCTTGATGGCCGGGCCGGTGTCGGCCGGCGCGGTGGCCTCCAGCTTCAGCTCGGCGCGCAGCAGGGTCTTCAGCAGCTCGGCGCTGTCGGGCGCGATGTTCTCGAAACTGAGCTCCTTCTCGCCGACCACCGTGGTGTTGAGCCAGGGGTAGTAGGACGAGGCGAAGTCGAGGAAGTTGATGCCCAGGCCGTTGCGGAACTGGGCCACCGGGTCGCCGCTGGGGAATTCGCGCGGCTTGTCGCCGTTCCAGACGTCCAGGATCGCGACGCGGTTGCGCATCACATAGCCGCAATGCGCGAGCATGGCCTCCTGCAGGTCGTAGCAGATGTTCTGGCCGAGGCGCACCGCCTCGGGGATCAGCAGCATCGTCGGCTCCTGCTCCTTGATCAGCTCGGCGATGCCCTTCTTGAACTGGTCGGGGTCCAGGTCCTGGCTGTAGTCGCCGACCGAGACGATGTAGCAGGGGCCGCCGCCGTTCTGGAAGAAATGGCGTAGCGCGTTGTACAGGCCGTAGCTGCCGCCGGCGCTGCCGTCGACCTGGGCCAGCGCATAGCCCTTGGCGCTCTCCGGCTTGTCGGGCAGGGTGAGGGCGCGGAAGTCGATCCGGTCGGTCGCCTCGGCCAGCTTGAACAGCGGCTTGGGCGGGCCGCCGAA
This genomic stretch from Roseateles sp. DAIF2 harbors:
- a CDS encoding phage tail protein; protein product: MADDGSKQSTNVWPLPKFYFQVKWDSAVLSFEEVSGLDVEAQPIEYRHGDSPVFAPTKMPGLKKYGNVTMKKGVFKSDNKFWDWFNKIKMNTVKRVPVTISLLDEEGKPTMVWTLTNAWPTKITGTDLKAEGNEVAVETIEIAHEGLTIANA
- a CDS encoding phage tail protein translates to MATRAPAAAADGDKLPVAFAFKVEFMGLPDQGGPLQLAFQEVSGLGSQLDVEELAEGGENRFVHQLPGQPQARRLSLKRALVARKSPLLRWCAKVLEGGFAEPIKLASVKVQLLNENGQPLLVWWCRNAYPVHWEVDGFGSTKNEAAIETIELAYQTLGSPD
- a CDS encoding phage tail sheath C-terminal domain-containing protein, producing MGVMKTPGVYIVEKNAFPNSVVEVATAVPAFVGYTEKADNRNTPLLLRPWRISSMAEYHQYFGGPPKPLFKLAEATDRIDFRALTLPDKPESAKGYALAQVDGSAGGSYGLYNALRHFFQNGGGPCYIVSVGDYSQDLDPDQFKKGIAELIKEQEPTMLLIPEAVRLGQNICYDLQEAMLAHCGYVMRNRVAILDVWNGDKPREFPSGDPVAQFRNGLGINFLDFASSYYPWLNTTVVGEKELSFENIAPDSAELLKTLLRAELKLEATAPADTGPAIKALYDAVDGITTDFAAQVKAEQKPDAKPLSTDDLAAAVLARKSLLNKTLARISPLFNTVLTEARRQLNVMPPSPAMAGIYTMVDNTRGVWKAPANVSLAGVISPTVSISSEQQEDLNVTAQGKSINAIRAFIGEGVLVWGARTLDGNSLDWRYVNVRRTMIMLEESCRLAAKAMVFEPNVANTWVTIKSMISNFLTSVWKRGGLMGAVPEDAFSVHVGLGETMTPDDILEGILRVTVLVAMVRPAEFIEITFQQQMPKS